In Actinoplanes sp. NBC_00393, a single genomic region encodes these proteins:
- a CDS encoding acetyltransferase, translated as MKDLVIVGAGGFARETASAAAAAGLRTLGFVDDDPALHGTVRSGLPVLGPVDSVLKTDAAVVVCVGNPRNFTARRRIVERLGLPADRYATVVHPSADVGLGSSVGPGSVLLAGTVLTADVVVGAHVAVMPQAVLTHDDRVGDYVTIASGVRLGGGAVLAPGAYVGAGALIREGVTVGAGSLIGMGSVVLHDVPPGEVWAGSPARLLRKELTS; from the coding sequence GTGAAGGACCTGGTCATCGTCGGGGCGGGCGGTTTCGCCAGGGAGACCGCCTCGGCCGCGGCCGCCGCCGGCCTGCGGACGCTGGGCTTCGTCGACGACGACCCGGCCCTGCACGGGACGGTCCGGTCCGGGCTGCCGGTGCTCGGCCCGGTCGACAGTGTGCTGAAGACGGACGCCGCCGTCGTGGTGTGCGTGGGCAATCCGCGCAACTTCACCGCGCGGCGGCGCATCGTCGAACGCCTCGGCCTGCCCGCCGACCGGTACGCGACGGTCGTGCACCCGTCCGCCGACGTGGGCCTGGGCAGCAGCGTCGGCCCGGGCAGCGTGCTGCTGGCCGGCACGGTGCTGACCGCCGACGTCGTCGTGGGCGCGCACGTGGCGGTCATGCCGCAGGCCGTGCTCACCCACGACGACCGGGTGGGTGACTACGTGACCATCGCGTCCGGCGTACGCCTCGGTGGCGGCGCGGTGCTGGCGCCCGGCGCCTACGTGGGGGCCGGCGCCCTGATCCGTGAGGGTGTGACCGTCGGTGCCGGCTCGCTGATCGGCATGGGTTCCGTGGTGCTGCACGACGTGCCGCCCGGCGAGGTCTGGGCCGGCAGTCCCGCCCGTCTACTGCGCAAGGAGCTGACTTCATGA
- a CDS encoding acyltransferase yields the protein MTEPSRDGVTVAPTADVDDRAVIGTGTRVWHLAQIREQATLGRDCNIGRGAYVGPGVTLGDNCKLQNHALVYEPARLGNGVFVGPAAVLTNDEYPRAITPDGRLKTGADWTAVGVTIGEGAAIGARAVCVAPVTVGRWALVGSGAVVTKDVPDFALVVGVPARRVGWVGRAGRPLTPKGDNIWVCPETGAEYHEAAGKLIES from the coding sequence ATGACCGAGCCGAGCCGCGACGGCGTGACCGTCGCCCCGACCGCCGACGTCGACGACCGGGCCGTGATCGGGACGGGCACCCGGGTCTGGCACCTCGCCCAGATCCGCGAGCAGGCCACCCTCGGCCGCGACTGCAACATCGGCCGCGGCGCCTACGTCGGCCCCGGTGTCACCCTCGGTGACAACTGCAAGCTGCAGAACCACGCGCTCGTCTACGAACCGGCCCGCCTCGGCAACGGCGTCTTCGTCGGCCCGGCCGCCGTGCTCACCAACGACGAGTACCCGCGCGCCATCACCCCCGACGGCCGCCTCAAGACCGGCGCCGACTGGACCGCCGTCGGCGTCACCATCGGTGAGGGCGCCGCGATCGGCGCGCGGGCCGTCTGTGTCGCCCCGGTCACCGTCGGCCGCTGGGCCCTGGTCGGCTCCGGCGCGGTCGTCACCAAGGACGTGCCGGACTTCGCCCTGGTCGTCGGCGTCCCGGCCCGCCGGGTCGGCTGGGTCGGCCGGGCCGGCCGGCCGCTCACCCCGAAGGGCGACAACATCTGGGTCTGCCCGGAGACCGGCGCCGAATATCACGAGGCTGCCGGCAAGCTCATCGAGAGCTGA
- a CDS encoding DegT/DnrJ/EryC1/StrS family aminotransferase codes for MSRIPLVDLAAAHAEVAAEVETGFKRVLAETAFVGGAEVAAFEQEYAAFSGLPHCVGVANGTDALELALRAVGVGPGAEVILPANTFIATAEAVARAGAAVVLVDCDPQTYLIDVEAALAAVTPATRAIVPVHLYGQLAPVEELRNGLGGRDVAIVEDAAQSQGATRHGRGSGADGIAATSFYPGKNLGAYGDAGAVTTASEQWATTVRTLGSHGGLRKYHHDLIGVNSRLDGLQAVVLRAKLARLAGWNDQRRAAAARYHHLLAGLDDVVLPVTLEGNEHVWHIYCVRVPRRDDVLAKLNAAGIGAAIHYPIPVHRTGAFAHLGGSFPHAEAVAPELLSLPIYPQITADQQARVAEQLAAALR; via the coding sequence ATGAGCCGAATCCCGCTCGTCGACCTGGCCGCCGCCCACGCCGAGGTGGCCGCCGAGGTCGAGACCGGATTCAAGCGCGTCCTGGCCGAGACTGCGTTCGTCGGCGGCGCCGAGGTGGCCGCGTTCGAGCAGGAGTACGCGGCGTTCTCCGGGCTGCCGCACTGTGTCGGCGTCGCCAACGGCACCGACGCGCTGGAGCTGGCGTTGCGGGCGGTCGGCGTCGGGCCGGGCGCCGAGGTGATCCTGCCGGCGAACACGTTCATCGCCACCGCGGAGGCGGTCGCCCGGGCCGGCGCTGCCGTCGTGCTGGTCGACTGCGACCCGCAGACCTATCTGATCGATGTGGAGGCGGCGCTGGCCGCCGTCACCCCGGCCACCCGCGCGATCGTGCCGGTCCATCTCTACGGCCAGCTCGCGCCCGTGGAGGAGCTTCGCAACGGCCTCGGCGGGCGCGATGTCGCCATCGTGGAGGACGCCGCGCAGTCGCAGGGCGCCACCCGGCACGGTCGCGGCTCCGGGGCCGACGGGATCGCCGCGACCAGTTTCTATCCGGGGAAGAACCTGGGCGCCTACGGCGATGCGGGTGCGGTCACCACGGCGTCCGAGCAGTGGGCCACCACGGTTCGCACCCTGGGCAGCCATGGTGGGCTGCGCAAATATCACCACGACCTGATCGGGGTGAACAGCCGGCTGGACGGTCTGCAGGCGGTCGTGCTGCGGGCCAAACTGGCGAGGCTGGCCGGCTGGAACGATCAGCGGCGGGCCGCGGCGGCGCGGTATCACCATCTGCTGGCCGGTCTCGACGACGTGGTGCTGCCGGTGACGCTCGAGGGCAACGAGCATGTCTGGCACATCTATTGCGTACGGGTGCCGCGCCGCGACGACGTGCTGGCGAAACTGAACGCGGCCGGTATCGGTGCGGCGATCCACTATCCGATTCCGGTGCACCGGACCGGGGCGTTCGCCCATCTCGGCGGCTCGTTCCCGCACGCTGAGGCGGTCGCGCCGGAGCTGTTGTCGCTGCCGATCTATCCGCAGATCACGGCGGACCAGCAGGCCCGGGTGGCCGAGCAACTGGCCGCGGCGCTGCGCTAG
- a CDS encoding NAD-dependent epimerase/dehydratase family protein, with product MTGVQIEGARALVTGGAGTIGSHVVDELVRGGAAEIVVLDNFVRGRRENLAWALANGPVRLVDGDIRDNALVRDVTADKDLVFHLAAIRITQCAEEPRLANEVLVDGTFNVIEAAADAGVKKVVASSSASVYGLAEEFPTTERHHPYNNDTFYGAAKAFNEATLRSFHAMKGLDYVALRYFNVYGPRMDIHGLYTEVLIRWMERIESGTPPLILGDGLQTMDFVHVADIARANILAARADVTDDVFNIASSEETSLKDLAAALSSVMKSDLVPEHGPARAVNGVTRRLADISAADERLGWKPELTLTEGLQGLVDWWRSSR from the coding sequence GTGACTGGGGTACAGATCGAGGGCGCGCGCGCTCTCGTCACCGGCGGGGCGGGCACGATCGGTTCGCACGTCGTCGACGAACTCGTCCGCGGCGGGGCCGCCGAGATCGTCGTTCTCGACAACTTCGTGCGGGGGCGGCGGGAGAACCTGGCCTGGGCTCTGGCCAACGGCCCGGTGCGGCTGGTCGACGGCGACATCCGTGACAACGCGCTGGTCCGGGACGTGACGGCGGACAAGGACCTGGTGTTCCACCTGGCCGCGATCCGGATCACCCAGTGCGCGGAGGAACCGCGGCTGGCCAACGAGGTGCTCGTCGACGGCACGTTCAACGTGATCGAGGCGGCGGCCGACGCCGGGGTGAAGAAGGTCGTCGCGTCGTCGTCGGCGTCGGTGTACGGGCTGGCCGAGGAGTTCCCGACGACCGAGCGGCATCACCCGTACAACAACGACACGTTCTACGGCGCCGCGAAGGCGTTCAACGAGGCGACGCTGCGCAGCTTCCACGCCATGAAGGGCCTGGACTACGTGGCCCTGCGCTACTTCAACGTGTACGGACCGCGGATGGACATCCACGGGCTCTACACCGAGGTGCTGATCCGCTGGATGGAGCGGATCGAGTCGGGCACTCCCCCGCTGATCCTCGGCGACGGCCTGCAGACCATGGACTTCGTGCACGTGGCGGACATCGCCCGGGCCAACATCCTGGCCGCCCGCGCCGACGTCACCGACGACGTGTTCAACATCGCCAGCAGCGAGGAGACCAGCCTCAAGGATCTGGCCGCCGCGCTCAGCTCGGTGATGAAGTCGGACCTCGTTCCGGAGCACGGCCCGGCCCGCGCGGTCAACGGCGTCACCCGCCGGCTGGCCGACATCTCCGCCGCCGACGAGCGCCTGGGCTGGAAGCCCGAGCTCACCCTCACCGAGGGCCTGCAGGGTCTGGTCGACTGGTGGCGGTCGTCGCGATGA
- a CDS encoding DegT/DnrJ/EryC1/StrS family aminotransferase — protein sequence MIPQLGEEEAQAAAEAIRSGWVAQGPRVARFEQEFAAAVGAGHGVAVSSCTTGLHLALVLLDIGPGDEVIVPSLSFIATANAVRYVGATPVFADVDLATGNVTVETIDAVRTPRTRAVIAVHQGGVPFDTAALRKATAGWGVGLVEDAACAAGSSAYGEPAGTGAAVAAWSFHPRKLITTGEGGMITVDDPEAAARLRRLREHGMNVSAADRHRSAQPVLEAYLETAYNYRMTDIQAAVGLVQLGRLPGLVAQRRELAARYHELLADIDGLVPVRDPAYGQTNYQSFWVLLDGFPVGRDEVLSVLAERGVSARRGIMAAHLEPAYADVTPAPLPVTERITRESLILPLHHRLTDDDQQHIAGVLRELAAR from the coding sequence ATGATTCCTCAGCTCGGCGAGGAGGAGGCGCAGGCCGCTGCCGAGGCGATCCGCTCCGGCTGGGTCGCGCAGGGGCCGCGCGTCGCCCGCTTCGAGCAGGAGTTCGCGGCCGCGGTCGGCGCCGGGCACGGTGTCGCGGTCAGCTCCTGCACCACCGGGCTGCACCTGGCGCTGGTGCTGCTCGACATCGGTCCCGGCGACGAGGTGATCGTGCCGTCGCTGTCGTTCATCGCCACCGCCAACGCGGTCCGCTACGTCGGGGCGACGCCGGTCTTCGCCGACGTCGACCTGGCCACCGGGAACGTCACCGTGGAGACGATCGACGCGGTGCGCACCCCGCGGACCCGGGCGGTCATCGCGGTGCATCAGGGTGGCGTGCCGTTCGACACGGCCGCGCTGCGTAAGGCAACGGCCGGGTGGGGGGTCGGCCTGGTCGAGGACGCCGCCTGCGCGGCAGGTTCTTCGGCGTACGGGGAACCCGCCGGAACCGGCGCCGCGGTGGCCGCGTGGTCGTTCCACCCGCGCAAACTGATCACCACCGGTGAGGGTGGCATGATCACCGTCGACGACCCGGAGGCGGCGGCGCGGCTGCGCAGGCTGCGGGAACACGGCATGAACGTGTCCGCGGCCGACCGGCACAGGAGCGCGCAGCCGGTGCTCGAGGCGTACCTGGAGACCGCCTACAACTACCGGATGACCGACATCCAGGCCGCGGTCGGTCTGGTGCAGCTCGGCCGGCTGCCCGGCCTGGTCGCCCAGCGCCGGGAGCTCGCCGCCCGCTACCACGAGCTGCTGGCCGACATCGACGGTCTGGTTCCGGTACGGGACCCGGCGTACGGGCAGACCAACTACCAGTCGTTCTGGGTCCTGCTCGACGGTTTCCCGGTCGGCCGCGACGAGGTGCTGTCGGTGCTGGCCGAACGGGGTGTCTCGGCGCGGCGCGGCATCATGGCGGCACATCTGGAACCGGCGTACGCGGACGTGACCCCGGCCCCGCTGCCGGTCACCGAGCGGATCACCCGGGAGTCGCTGATCCTGCCGCTGCACCACCGGCTCACCGACGACGACCAGCAGCACATCGCCGGCGTCCTGCGGGAGCTGGCCGCCCGGTGA
- a CDS encoding class I SAM-dependent methyltransferase, producing MAIGHRVRARLADGPGSLGHAARRRRAAKLVETFPGLAGMRVLDLGGEPLFWRGFPVRPAHVTVLNLLSFDAAEPWIDAVTGDACDPPAAVTRRRFDLVVSNSVIEHVGGHVPRQRFAEVVLRAADRHWVQTPYRYFPVEPHWVFPGMQFLPLRVRAEVTRRWPLSPGRAGDLPEAVANAASVELLSLTEMRAYFPDSYLWYERAVGLIKSVTAVRA from the coding sequence ATGGCGATCGGGCACAGGGTGCGGGCACGGCTGGCGGACGGACCTGGATCACTCGGGCACGCTGCCCGGCGGCGCCGGGCAGCGAAACTGGTCGAGACGTTCCCGGGCCTGGCCGGCATGCGGGTGCTCGACCTAGGCGGCGAACCGCTGTTCTGGCGCGGTTTCCCGGTGCGGCCCGCGCACGTCACGGTGCTCAACCTCCTGTCGTTCGACGCCGCGGAGCCGTGGATCGACGCTGTGACCGGCGACGCCTGCGACCCGCCGGCCGCGGTGACGAGACGCAGGTTCGACCTGGTCGTCTCCAACTCGGTGATCGAGCACGTCGGCGGCCACGTCCCCCGGCAACGATTCGCCGAGGTGGTGCTGCGGGCCGCCGACCGGCACTGGGTGCAGACTCCGTACCGGTACTTTCCGGTGGAGCCGCACTGGGTGTTTCCGGGCATGCAGTTCCTGCCGTTGCGCGTGCGCGCCGAAGTGACCCGCCGCTGGCCGTTGAGCCCCGGGCGAGCCGGCGATCTGCCCGAGGCCGTCGCCAACGCCGCCTCCGTCGAGTTGCTGTCGCTCACCGAGATGCGCGCCTACTTCCCGGACTCTTACCTCTGGTACGAACGTGCCGTCGGTTTGATCAAGTCGGTGACCGCGGTCCGTGCCTAG
- a CDS encoding glycosyltransferase, translating to MTPTRDRLVVYLAGTPYDGPAGTDRHIADELSRLTPVLYVDPPVSALTRLRDPERGTSWNTPPLTTVRAGLDRLVPRVTPGMYRPGTRHLVPPLMRRAVRDAVDRLYGSPGTPIAALISTRVENLLHAVPARRTVFYATDDLVAGADLIGIPRRRLAAQEAAILRRAQAVATVSLPLQERYAEAGVTATVVPTGCVPEVYAAADSVPVPEDAQLPGPVAGFVGHINDRIDLGLLEAVADTGDSLLIVGPVAAGYQPARFTALAARPNVCHTGPKPYADLPGYLRVIDVGLTPYADNPFNQASFPIKTLEYLAAGRDVVSTPLPANRWLSTDLITEAAGPAAFAEATRQALNRPRTSDDVRRRREFAGRHAWADRARVLAGLAAITTTGAIR from the coding sequence GTGACGCCGACCCGTGACCGATTGGTGGTCTACCTCGCGGGAACCCCGTACGACGGGCCCGCCGGCACCGACCGGCACATCGCCGACGAGTTGAGCCGGCTGACACCGGTGCTCTACGTCGACCCGCCGGTGTCCGCGCTGACCCGGCTGCGCGACCCGGAACGGGGCACCTCGTGGAACACCCCGCCGCTCACCACCGTCCGGGCCGGCCTCGACCGTCTGGTTCCCCGGGTCACCCCCGGCATGTACCGGCCCGGCACCCGGCATCTGGTCCCACCGCTGATGCGCCGGGCCGTCCGCGACGCCGTCGACCGGCTGTACGGCTCCCCCGGCACCCCGATCGCCGCGCTGATCAGCACCCGGGTGGAGAACCTGCTGCACGCGGTTCCGGCCCGCCGCACGGTCTTCTACGCCACCGACGATCTGGTGGCCGGCGCCGACCTGATCGGCATCCCGCGCCGGCGACTCGCCGCCCAGGAGGCGGCCATCCTGCGGCGCGCCCAGGCGGTCGCGACCGTTTCGCTGCCGCTGCAGGAGAGGTACGCGGAGGCAGGCGTCACCGCCACAGTGGTGCCCACCGGCTGTGTGCCGGAGGTGTACGCCGCGGCCGACTCCGTGCCGGTCCCGGAGGACGCCCAACTGCCCGGCCCGGTAGCGGGATTCGTCGGCCACATCAACGACCGGATCGACCTCGGCCTGCTGGAGGCGGTCGCCGACACCGGCGACTCGCTGCTGATCGTCGGGCCGGTGGCCGCCGGCTACCAGCCCGCCCGGTTCACCGCGCTCGCCGCCCGGCCGAACGTGTGCCACACCGGGCCCAAGCCGTACGCCGACCTGCCCGGCTACCTGCGGGTCATCGACGTCGGGCTCACCCCGTACGCCGACAACCCGTTCAACCAGGCCAGCTTTCCGATCAAGACCTTGGAGTATCTGGCCGCGGGCCGTGACGTGGTCTCCACGCCGCTGCCGGCCAACCGGTGGCTCAGCACCGATCTGATCACCGAGGCGGCCGGCCCGGCCGCCTTCGCCGAGGCGACCCGCCAGGCCCTGAACCGGCCGCGCACCAGCGACGACGTACGGCGGCGCCGCGAGTTCGCCGGCCGGCACGCCTGGGCGGACCGGGCCCGGGTGCTCGCCGGGCTGGCCGCCATCACCACGACAGGAGCGATCCGGTGA
- a CDS encoding Gfo/Idh/MocA family protein translates to MTPPQSAPAIGVAVVGAGYWGPNLVRNFQGSPAFRLRWLCDLDVDRAQRVLGGYSTVQVTADLDEVLADPDVHAVAIATPAGTHLPVALKALRAGKHVLVEKPLAATYDEGRALVEEADRRGLTLMCDHTYCYTPAVLRIRELLHAGDLGELHFLDSVRINLGLVQRDIDVIWDLAPHDLSILDFVLPPAVRPVAVAAHGADGIGAGRACVAYLTLQLSNGAIAHIHVNWLSPVKVRTAIFGGSKRTLVWDDLNPSQRVSLYDRGVDVASPEELGEQERRDILVSYRSGDMVAPALTEREALRTMVDEYARAIGTGTPALTDGRAGLRVLEILQAASRSLADGGTMIKLNEGHMA, encoded by the coding sequence GTGACTCCTCCGCAATCCGCACCCGCGATCGGCGTCGCCGTCGTCGGGGCCGGTTACTGGGGCCCCAACCTCGTCCGCAACTTCCAGGGCAGTCCAGCCTTCCGGCTGCGGTGGTTGTGCGACCTCGACGTCGACCGCGCCCAGCGGGTCCTCGGCGGATATTCGACCGTGCAGGTCACCGCCGACCTGGACGAGGTCCTCGCCGACCCGGACGTGCATGCCGTCGCCATCGCCACCCCCGCCGGCACCCATCTGCCGGTCGCGCTGAAGGCGCTGCGCGCCGGCAAGCACGTGCTGGTCGAGAAGCCACTCGCGGCCACCTACGACGAGGGCCGTGCGCTCGTCGAGGAGGCCGACCGGCGTGGGCTGACGCTGATGTGCGACCACACCTACTGCTACACCCCGGCGGTGCTGCGCATCCGGGAGCTGCTGCACGCCGGCGATCTGGGTGAGCTGCACTTCCTCGACTCGGTGCGGATCAACCTGGGCCTGGTGCAGCGCGACATCGACGTGATCTGGGACCTGGCGCCGCACGACCTGTCGATCCTGGACTTCGTGCTGCCGCCGGCGGTCCGGCCGGTCGCGGTCGCGGCGCACGGGGCGGACGGCATCGGCGCCGGCCGGGCCTGCGTGGCGTACCTGACGTTGCAGCTGAGCAACGGCGCGATCGCGCACATCCACGTGAACTGGCTGTCCCCGGTGAAGGTCCGCACCGCGATCTTCGGCGGTTCGAAGCGGACCCTGGTCTGGGACGACCTGAACCCGAGCCAGCGGGTGTCGCTCTACGACCGCGGCGTCGACGTGGCCTCCCCGGAGGAGCTCGGCGAGCAGGAGCGGCGCGACATCCTGGTGTCCTACCGCTCCGGGGACATGGTCGCGCCGGCTCTGACCGAGCGCGAGGCGCTGCGGACCATGGTGGACGAATACGCGCGAGCGATCGGTACGGGCACGCCCGCGCTGACCGACGGCCGGGCCGGCCTGCGCGTGCTGGAGATTCTGCAGGCCGCCTCGCGCAGCCTGGCCGACGGCGGAACGATGATCAAGCTCAACGAAGGGCACATGGCGTGA
- a CDS encoding MFS transporter has product MRPHWPSAKGGDEVYVTLRDRPGRDAAGAVTRRVSATVVLLGVVSLLTDVSSEMVASVLPLYLTAVVGLSPVAYGFLDGIYQGVSAFLRIAGGYAGDRGGQPKWVAALGYGASALSRIAMLPATGFAAITAVITADRLGKGLRTAPRDALIAEASDPRTLGRAFGVHRTLDTIGAALGPLVAFALLASVPGSYDSIFVVSFAFALVGLAVLVLFVPNLRTRTGTARIGLRRVMRAVGGPRLRRPLIAAGVLGLLTVGDGFLYLSLQERDDFAAGWFPLLYVGTNVAYLALAVPLGRLADRIGRARVLVAGHAALLTCYLLAALPAGGVGLTLAVLLLLGVFYAATDGVLPALVSRLVPAQARGTGIAAGQTVVALARFASSLLFGVLWSLQGPGTSLVQFAVLLAVAIPVAGWLLRGTDRDEVPE; this is encoded by the coding sequence GTGCGTCCACATTGGCCGTCGGCGAAGGGCGGCGATGAGGTGTATGTGACGCTGCGGGATCGACCGGGCAGGGACGCGGCCGGGGCAGTCACCCGCCGGGTCTCCGCCACGGTCGTGCTGCTTGGTGTGGTCAGCCTGCTGACCGACGTGTCGTCGGAGATGGTGGCGTCGGTGCTGCCCCTGTATCTCACGGCCGTGGTCGGGCTCAGCCCGGTGGCGTACGGCTTCCTGGACGGCATCTACCAGGGCGTCAGCGCCTTCCTGCGGATCGCGGGCGGCTACGCCGGGGACCGTGGCGGGCAGCCGAAGTGGGTCGCGGCTCTGGGGTACGGCGCGTCCGCCCTCAGCCGGATCGCGATGCTCCCGGCCACTGGGTTCGCCGCGATCACCGCCGTGATCACCGCCGACCGGCTCGGCAAGGGGCTGCGGACCGCGCCCCGCGACGCGCTGATCGCGGAGGCGTCCGACCCGCGGACGCTCGGGCGGGCGTTCGGTGTCCACCGCACCCTGGACACGATCGGTGCGGCGCTCGGCCCCCTGGTCGCGTTCGCGCTGCTCGCGAGCGTGCCCGGTAGCTACGACTCGATCTTCGTGGTGTCGTTCGCCTTCGCGCTGGTCGGCCTCGCCGTGCTGGTGCTGTTCGTGCCGAACCTGCGCACCCGCACCGGCACCGCCCGGATCGGGTTGCGCCGGGTGATGCGCGCGGTGGGCGGGCCCCGGCTGCGGCGTCCGCTGATCGCCGCCGGGGTACTGGGCCTGCTGACGGTCGGTGACGGTTTCCTCTACCTGTCCCTGCAGGAGCGCGACGACTTCGCGGCAGGCTGGTTCCCCTTGCTCTACGTCGGTACGAACGTCGCCTACCTGGCACTGGCCGTACCCCTGGGCCGGCTCGCCGACCGCATCGGCCGCGCCCGTGTGCTGGTGGCCGGCCACGCCGCCCTGCTCACCTGCTACCTGCTGGCCGCGCTGCCGGCCGGCGGGGTGGGGCTGACCCTGGCGGTCCTGCTGCTGCTCGGCGTCTTCTACGCGGCCACCGACGGTGTGCTGCCCGCCCTCGTCAGCCGGCTGGTCCCCGCGCAGGCACGAGGCACCGGCATCGCGGCCGGGCAGACCGTGGTGGCACTGGCCCGCTTCGCCTCGTCCCTGCTGTTCGGGGTGCTGTGGAGCCTGCAGGGCCCAGGCACCTCGCTGGTGCAGTTCGCGGTGCTCCTCGCCGTGGCGATCCCCGTGGCCGGCTGGCTGCTGCGCGGCACCGACCGGGACGAGGTCCCGGAGTGA